The Carassius carassius chromosome 31, fCarCar2.1, whole genome shotgun sequence genome includes a region encoding these proteins:
- the LOC132111751 gene encoding ADP-ribosylation factor 6, with the protein MGKMLSKIFGNKEMRILMLGLDAAGKTTILYKLKLGQSVTTIPTVGFNVETVTYKNVKFNVWDVGGQDKIRPLWRHYYTGTQGLIFVVDCADRDRIDEARQELHRIINDREMRDAIILIFANKQDLPDAMKPHEIQEKLGLTRIRDRNWYVQPSCATTGDGLYEGLTWLTSNYKS; encoded by the coding sequence ATGGGGAAGATGCTGTCAAAGATATTTGGTAACAAAGAGATGAGAATATTGATGCTCGGACTTGATGCCGCAGGAAAAACCACCATCCTCTATAAGTTGAAACTTGGCCAGTCTGTGACCACCATCCCGACTGTCGGTTTCAACGTGGAGACGGTCACCTACAAAAACGTCAAGTTCAATGTGTGGGATGTGGGCGGACAAGATAAGATCCGTCCCCTCTGGCGACACTACTACACGGGCACGCAAGGGTTAATTTTTGTGGTGGATTGTGCTGATAGAGATCGCATCGACGAAGCCAGGCAAGAACTCCACCGCATCATCAATGACCGTGAGATGCGGGACGCCATCATTTTGATTTTCGCCAACAAGCAAGACCTGCCGGACGCCATGAAGCCACACGAGATCCAGGAGAAGCTGGGACTGACGCGCATCCGGGATAGGAATTGGTATGTGCAGCCGTCATGCGCAACCACCGGTGATGGACTGTACGAAGGCTTAACTTGGTTAACATCTAACTACAAGTCTTAA